A DNA window from Ovis aries strain OAR_USU_Benz2616 breed Rambouillet chromosome 7, ARS-UI_Ramb_v3.0, whole genome shotgun sequence contains the following coding sequences:
- the TMOD3 gene encoding tropomodulin-3 isoform X1, with product MLKILQARLQQYMNRELPDVQAGFRKDRGTRDQIANILWIMEKAREFQKNIYFCFIDYAKAFDCVDHTKLWKILKEMGIPDHLTGLLRNLFAGQEATVRTGHGTTDWFQIGKGVRQGCILSPCLFNFYVENIMRNAGLEEAQAGIKIARRNISNLKYADDTTLMAESEEELNSLLMQVKEESEKVGLKLNIQKIKIMATGPITSWQIDRATVETLADFIFLGSKITADVDYSHEIKRRLLLGRKVMTNLDSIFKSRDITLPTEVRLVKAMVFPVVMYGRESWTVTKAERRRINVFELWCWRRLLRVPWTAKRSNQSILREISPGDSLEGLMLKLKLQYFGHLMRRVDSLEKTLMLGEIGGRRKSGRQRMRWLDGLTY from the coding sequence atgctcaaaattctccaagccaggcttcagcaatacatgaaccgtgaacttccagatgttcaagctggttttagaaaagacagaggaaccagagatcaaattgccaacatcctctggatcatggaaaaagcaagagagttccagaaaaatatctatttctgctttattgactatgccaaagcctttgactgtgtagatcacactaaactgtggaaaattctgaaagagatgggaataccagaccacttgactggtctcttgagaaacctctttgcaggtcaggaagcaacagttcgaactggacatggaacaacagactggttccaaataggaaaaggagtacgtcaaggctgtatattgtcaccctgcttatttaacttctatgtagagaacatcatgagaaacgctggactggaagaagcacaagctggaatcaagattgccaggagaaatatcagtaacctcaaatatgcagatgacaccacccttatggcagaaagtgaagaggaactaaatagcctcttgatgcaagtgaaagaggagagtgaaaaagttggcttaaagctcaacattcagaaaattaagatcatggccactggtcctatcacttcatggcaaatagacagggcaacagtggaaacactggctgactttatctttttgggctccaaaatcactgcagatgttgattacagtcatgaaattaaaagacgcttactccttggaaggaaagttatgaccaacctagatagcatattcaaaagcagagacattactttgccaacagaggtccgtctagtcaaggctatggtttttcctgtggtaatgtatggacgtgagagctggactgtaacgaaggctgagcgccgaagaattaatgtgtttgaactgtggtgttggagaagactcttgagagtcccttggactgcaaagagatccaaccagtccatcctaagggagatcagtcctggggattcattggagggactgatgttgaagttgaaactccaatattttggccacctcatgcgaagagttgactcactggaaaagaccctgatgctgggagagattgggggtaggaggaaaagcggacgacagaggatgagatggctggatggcctcacctactag